A window of the Azospirillum formosense genome harbors these coding sequences:
- the flgK gene encoding flagellar hook-associated protein FlgK: MSLFGALGSATASLRAVQAQVKLVSDNVARADDPTRTRHTVTNVLDSNGFVLTSQYRREVDSALLSQVQDLTAREGSSATKSSYMQQLGDLLRTTSGKPQLNQYAEAFQTAWKAVETSPESEVAQYQLVQAADTFAREINRVSQGVEDMDREIQGDLSQSVGEVNRLLKEINSINNNIVSLQGYGSAGNEVADKRDGLIRELSTYVGVRTMTRPDGRVAVFTPTGLALVDSQAANLSYEGGNINLTVGNQVTNVNQHLKEGKVAALMNLRADGSTSTPPQPASADPTTEVIRKLRSQLDSYAQMFTSPTKPGEPTSFRDAYDQAKTVPGEEGTQFFMGNDRFTIHVNENLLNNTKKLKSAAVKDVVTALSATGRSFQADGLKLEGASFSSITSNITGGWMSAAKTALDKSAMDKDSRQILEERYHATTGVNIDEEIANLQQLQTSYAASARVMQVANTMFDALEAIVR, encoded by the coding sequence ATGTCCCTCTTCGGCGCCCTCGGCAGCGCGACGGCCAGCCTCCGTGCGGTCCAGGCCCAGGTGAAGCTGGTCTCGGACAACGTCGCCCGCGCCGACGACCCCACCCGCACCCGTCACACCGTGACGAACGTGCTGGATTCCAACGGGTTCGTCCTCACCTCCCAGTACCGCCGCGAGGTCGATTCCGCCCTGCTCAGCCAAGTGCAGGACCTGACCGCGCGCGAGGGCTCCTCGGCCACCAAATCCTCCTACATGCAGCAGCTGGGCGACCTGCTGCGCACGACCAGCGGCAAGCCGCAGCTGAACCAGTACGCCGAAGCCTTCCAGACCGCCTGGAAGGCCGTGGAGACCTCCCCGGAAAGCGAGGTCGCGCAGTACCAGCTCGTCCAGGCCGCCGACACCTTCGCGCGCGAGATCAATCGCGTCTCCCAGGGCGTGGAGGACATGGACCGCGAGATCCAGGGCGACCTCAGCCAGTCGGTCGGCGAGGTCAACCGGCTGCTCAAGGAAATCAACAGCATCAACAACAACATCGTGTCGCTGCAGGGCTACGGCTCGGCGGGCAACGAGGTGGCCGATAAGCGCGACGGCCTGATCCGCGAGCTGAGCACCTATGTCGGCGTGCGCACGATGACCCGCCCGGACGGCCGCGTCGCCGTCTTCACCCCCACGGGGCTGGCGCTGGTCGACAGCCAGGCGGCAAATCTTTCCTACGAGGGCGGCAATATCAACCTGACGGTGGGCAATCAAGTCACCAACGTCAACCAGCACCTGAAGGAGGGCAAGGTCGCCGCGCTGATGAACTTGCGCGCCGACGGCTCGACCTCCACCCCGCCGCAGCCGGCCAGCGCCGATCCGACCACCGAGGTGATCCGCAAGCTGCGCTCGCAGCTCGACTCCTACGCGCAGATGTTCACCAGCCCGACCAAGCCCGGCGAGCCCACCAGCTTCCGCGACGCCTACGACCAGGCCAAGACGGTGCCGGGCGAGGAGGGCACGCAGTTCTTCATGGGCAACGACCGCTTCACCATCCACGTGAACGAGAACCTGCTGAACAACACGAAGAAGCTGAAAAGCGCGGCCGTCAAGGACGTGGTCACGGCGCTCAGCGCGACGGGCCGCAGCTTCCAGGCCGACGGGCTGAAGCTGGAGGGCGCGTCCTTCAGCTCCATCACCAGCAACATCACCGGCGGCTGGATGTCCGCCGCCAAGACCGCGCTGGACAAGAGCGCGATGGACAAGGACTCCCGCCAGATCCTGGAGGAGCGCTACCACGCGACGACCGGCGTCAACATCGACGAGGAAATCGCCAATCTGCAGCAGCTCCAGACCTCCTACGCCGCGTCGGCACGGGTCATGCAAGTGGCCAACACGATGTTTGACGCGCTGGAGGCGATCGTCCGATGA